Proteins found in one Quercus robur chromosome 2, dhQueRobu3.1, whole genome shotgun sequence genomic segment:
- the LOC126712678 gene encoding calcium-binding protein CML38-like: MKTTHDIASSSSSSSSSSSPITILEEKPSSSSPKKSALGRLRLKLSPSRKADKRSLSLTGSNASKNYSSELQRVFNYFDEDGDGKISPSELQSCVRTVGGELSIDEAEAAVRTSDLNGDGQLDFEEFRKLMDTGGEEDKNEELREAFGMYEMEGSGCITPTSLKMMLNRLGESKSTEDCKAMIRMFDLNGDGVLSFDEFRIMMR; the protein is encoded by the coding sequence ATGAAGACCACACACGatatagcttcttcttcttcttcttcttcttcatcctcttCTCCAATTACAATATTGGAAGAAAAGCCTAGTTCAAGTTCACCAAAAAAATCAGCTTTGGGAAGATTGCGTCTTAAATTGTCACCAAGCAGAAAGGCAGATAAGCGTTCTCTTTCCCTAACTGGTTCCAATGCAAGCAAAAACTACAGCAGCGAGCTCCAAAGGGTGTTCAATTACTTTGACGAGGATGGAGATGGTAAAATATCTCCTTCTGAGTTACAAAGCTGTGTGAGGACTGTTGGGGGCGAGCTGTCAATTGATGAGGCAGAAGCAGCTGTGAGGACCTCTGATTTGAACGGAGATGGGCAGCTCGACTTCGAGGAATTCCGGAAACTAATGGACACAGGAGGAGAGGAAGACAAGAATGAGGAGCTGAGAGAGGCTTTTGGAATGTATGAGATGGAGGGGTCAGGTTGTATCACCCCCACAAGCTTGAAAATGATGCTCAATCGACTGGGTGAGTCCAAGTCCACTGAGGATTGTAAAGCTATGATTCGAATGTTTGATCTCAATGGAGATGGCGTCTTAAGCTTTGATGAGTTCCGAATTATGATGCGCTAA
- the LOC126712677 gene encoding uncharacterized protein LOC126712677, whose product MCGAKWALVFIKYIVVPLITLTIAPYVWNIVGLSWNKVGSDLEPTMQSSSVFLAAKPPAPAAWAPLRVNSLYTSRPPTPTTTNDPNSMAAAGPKWAQKTITLPPQRRGCHLITPKIVKEIGQDLSEFKCGLAHLFLQHTSASLTINENYDSDVREDTETFLNRIVPEGRSAPWKHTMEGPDDMPAHIKSSMFGCTLTVPITNGQLNMGTWQGIWLCEHRDQATPRKVVVTLNGI is encoded by the exons atGTGTGGAGCGAAGTGGGCGTTAGTATTCATCAAATACATTGTTGTGCCACTTATAACCCTGACCATCGCACCCTACGTCTGGAACATTGTTGGGCTTAGTTGGAATAAGGTGGGCTCGGATTTGGAACCCACCATGCAAAGCTCCTCAGTATTCTTAGCTGCCAAGCCTCCTGCTCCTGCTGCCTGGGCTCCCCTTCGCGTGAACTCGCTGTACACAAGTCGACCACCGACTCCGACCACCACCAACGATCCCAATTCAATGGCGGCAGCTGGTCCTAAGTGGGCCCAGAAAACCATAACTCTTCCTCCCCAGAGAAGGGGTTGTCATCTCATCACCCCTAAG ATTGTGAAGGAAATTGGGCAAGATCTGTCAGAATTCAAGTGTGGCCTTGCTCATCTCTTCT tGCAGCACACAAGTGCTTCTCTTACTATCAATGAGAACTATGACTCCGATGTCCGGGAAGATACTGAGACATTCCTCAACAGGATAGTTCCAGAG GGACGGTCTGCTCCTTGGAAGCATACAATGGAAG GCCCAGATGACATGCCAGCACATATCAAATCTTCAATGTTTGGCTGCACACTCAC GGTTCCAATTACAAATGGACAGCTTAACATGGGAACCTGGCAG GGGATATGGCTGTGTGAGCACCGTGACCAAGCTACTCCTCGCAAAGTTGTGGTTACTCTCAATGGAATATGA
- the LOC126712680 gene encoding 2-alkenal reductase (NADP(+)-dependent)-like, with product MEEVENKQVILKGYVDILPNESDMEIKFSKIKLKAPKGSGAFLVKNLYLSCDPYMRGRMRKIQAANYLFPPFVPGQALEGFGVSKVIDSDDPDFKPGDVVSGFTGWEEYSLIHKTEQLRKLQAEDIPLSYHVGLLGMPGFTAYAGFFEICSPKKGEYVFVSAASGAVGQLVGQLAKLHGCYVVGSAGTSQKVDLLKNKLGFDEAFNYKEEPNLDAALKRYFSQGIDIYFDNVGGDMLDAALPNMRIHGRIALCGAASQFGLSKPQGIHNLINLITKAVKLEGFVQHNYLHLYPRFLEHVIGYYKQGKIVYIEDMNEGLESAPAAFVGLFSGKNVGKQVIRVASE from the exons ATGGAGGAAGTGGAGAACAAGCAAGTTATATTAAAAGGGTACGTAGACATACTTCCAAATGAGTCAGACATGGAAATCAAGTTTAGTAAGATTAAGCTCAAGGCTCCAAAAGGGTCAGGAGCTTTTCTTGTCAAGAATCTCTACTTGTCTTGTGACCCTTACATGAGAGGCCGTATGCGTAAGATCCAAGCCGCCAATTACTTATTTCCTCCTTTTGTTCCTGGTCAG GCCTTGGAAGGATTTGGTGTATCCAAAGTTATAGATTCTGATGATCCAGATTTCAAGCCAGGTGATGTAGTTTCCGGATTTACCGGCTGGGAAGAGTACAGCTTGATTCACAAAACTGAGCAGTTGAGAAAACTTCAGGCAGAGGATATTCCACTCTCATACCATGTCGGCCTCCTTG GTATGCCAGGTTTTACTGCTTATGCCGGATTCTTTGAGATTTGCTCCCCTAAGAAAGGGGAATATGTCTTTGTCTCTGCAGCTTCTGGAGCCGTTGGTCAGCTTGTTGGCCAACTTGCTAAGTTGCATGGTTGCTACGTTGTTGGAAGTGCTGGCACAAGCCAAAAg GTTGATCTTTTGAAGAATAAGCTTGGATTTGATGAAGCTTTTAACTACAAGGAAGAACCAAACCTTGATGCAGCATTGAAAAG GTACTTTTCACAAGGCATTGACATCTACTTTGATAATGTGGGAGGGGATATGCTCGATGCAGCACTTCCTAATATGAGGATTCATGGCCGAATTGCACTTTGTGGGGCAGCGTCTCAATTTGGCCTCTCTAAGCCACAAGGTATTCACAACTTGATCAATCTCATAACCAAGGCCGTCAAATTGGAGGGATTCGTGCAACACAATTACTTGCACCTATATCCACGCTTCTTGGAACATGTTATTGGTTATTACAAGCAAGGCAAAATTGTTTACATTGAAGACATGAATGAAGGTCTGGAAAGTGCTCCTGCTGCCTTTGTTGGGCTATTTTCTGGAAAAAATGTTGGAAAGCAAGTCATTCGTGTAGCCTCTGAATGA